Sequence from the Pseudomonas frederiksbergensis genome:
CAAACGCTTCAAACTCGCTGGCGAAGCGCTGTATTCCGAGCCCAACTCGGTGGCCATTGAAAAGGGTGACGCCGAGTGGAACGGCAAGGTGCGTGAAGTCTTCGCCCAACTGAAACAGGACGGCACCTTGAGCAAGCTGTCGCAAAAATGGATCGGCGCCGACATCAGCCAATGACTTCTTTTCCACCCCCTCAGCCACCGCCTTCGGTGGCTGAATCACGCCTGCGGAAAATCTTCGGTTTTCGAACCCGGCTGTACCTGACTTGGGTAGTCATGCTGGTGCTGTTCGCGAGCTTCTTCCTGAGCTTCGACCTGAAGTTCTCGATCATCCTCGACAAACTGCCAAACCTGCTGGGCGTGCACCTGGCGCCCAATGGTTTTTTGCAAGGCGCGGTGCTGACACTGTTTCTGTGCCTGTGCTCGATCGTCGCTTCGTCATTGCTGGGCTTCATCACCGCCCTGGCGCGGCTGTCCAGCAGTGCGGTGGCGTTCGGTATCGCCAGTTTCTATGCGTCGTTCTTTCGCGGCACGCCGTTGCTGATCCAGATCCTGTTGATCTACCTGGGCCTGCCGCAACTGGGCGTTGTTCCCGGTGCCATCGCCGCAGGGATCATCGCGCTGTCGCTCAACTACGGCGCCTACCTGAGCGAAATCTTCCGCGCCGGCATCCTCGGCGTCCCCCATGGCCAACGTGAAGCCTCGCTTGCCCTGGGCCTGAGCGAAACCGTGATCTTCTGGCGCGTCACCCTGCCCCAGGCCATGCGCACCATCATCCCGCCGACCACCAACCAGTTCATCTCCATGCTCAAGGATTCCTCGCTGATCTCGGTGATGGGGGTCTGGGAGGTGATGTTTTTGGCGCAGTCTTATGGTCGTTCCAGTTATCGGTATATCGAGATGCTGACGACGGCGGCGATTATTTATTGGTTGATGTCCATTGGACTGGAGCTGATCCAGGCGCGGATGGAGCGGCATTATGGGAAGGCTTATCTCAAGCGCAGCTGACGGCCTGTGTATGAGCATGCTGTAGGGAAAAGCCACAGACCCCGCCAGCCATCGCGACGATAATGGGCACGGCAACACGACTGGCCTACAGGTTTCCTCCACCAAATCGTGCCCACGGCGAGAAGTTGGCTGGCATCGTCGCCCAGGGTGAAATTTTTAAAGTGTGACCTTGTTCATCACAGGTCACATTCAATGCCTATCCAACACTTATTCCTGCCCCAACATCTCGCGTTGGCGATAGCCTTGGCGCTTGGCTGTGCCGAGGTTTCGATGGCTCAGTCAGTTACCGAGGAAA
This genomic interval carries:
- a CDS encoding amino acid ABC transporter permease; this translates as MTSFPPPQPPPSVAESRLRKIFGFRTRLYLTWVVMLVLFASFFLSFDLKFSIILDKLPNLLGVHLAPNGFLQGAVLTLFLCLCSIVASSLLGFITALARLSSSAVAFGIASFYASFFRGTPLLIQILLIYLGLPQLGVVPGAIAAGIIALSLNYGAYLSEIFRAGILGVPHGQREASLALGLSETVIFWRVTLPQAMRTIIPPTTNQFISMLKDSSLISVMGVWEVMFLAQSYGRSSYRYIEMLTTAAIIYWLMSIGLELIQARMERHYGKAYLKRS